The genomic segment ttgacaaaaaaaaaaggaagaacaaaccctaaaaaacctaaccctacaaaacttgttcttcttcttctccaagagCAGCCGCCGCCCCCCACCCGGTGGTTTCCATTTTTCCTCCTCAGCCCGGTCTTCTCCCCTCTTCCAGCTGCACACAAGACTCCCCTGCTCAGCTATTCCCCCATCTTCTCACGCCCTCCAGCTCCAACCGACAAAGGCTGACCGCTGCTCCTTCTCGCCCAAACCGGCCAATCGTGAACAGACCGCCCCCCTCACTCTCTTCTCACCCGGTCTTCACCATCAGCAGCAGCGTCTTTTCCTCCAACCAGAACCGCCGCTCATATCCTCCTCTCACAGCCCCCCACGGACAAGCTCTCTTCCTCGCCCCCAGCGGTTCTTCCCTCTCTCGACCACCTCTTCATTTCCTTTCATCTTCCAGTCGGTTCCCCCATTTTCTTCTACCTTGGCCGGCCATCGACAGCAACGGAGGAGTAGAACCCATAGACCAGCCACACGCGCCGTCCCTCTTCATCCCAGCTGCTCCCTTCCAGCGGCCTGCCGCCGCTGCCATCACCAGGAGAAGAAGCCGATGGCCACCTGAAACAGAAGAGgttaggaaagaaaaagaaactaacAGATCTGCCCAAACGGAGAAAAAGAGAGACAGATCCGAAAACAAggggaaagaaattaaaacctaCTGCcttgtgtattatttttttcttttgcaggtGACATTGATTCTCACTGCCGGTGAGGGGAAGAAGAGGGGAAACCATGACTGACCCCTGCTGTTTTGGAGTTCCCGGCGGCGCGTTTGAACACGCGCCACGCGCCGCCAGCTGTTCCTGCGTCCAATTCCTGTGCAGAAGGATTCCCTTGCAATTTTTGGAGTTTTGAGGACTGTTCTGTAAAATTTCAAactatttgatgtaatttttatttatttttgatttttgtaatttgtattgtgggtaaaaaaaaaagaagaaaaaaaagagaaaaaaaaatgcatgtttgtatttatttcagggatcCTTTTATAATGAGAcggcaaaagaaaaaagaaggatttaatattttgattggatcacggtgtaaaagtacaaacttgtacggaagttgtatttctaaaatccgctgaaaaaacaaaatttttaaaacttctttaacacatcaaagccatgaagcagcttatctcaggtagggtgcgttatgGATGCTAacaccttccctaaccacaatcagtcccttatccgcgaatctctgacaagaccagtcaacctgggtttcctagtaaccgttaattaaatactaggtggcgactctaaATCAATTCCAATTAACAAAGAGCAAAAAACCGTCATCGCCAGGACCGCGGACGCCGCACGGGTGTTTTTCGATGTGCGACAGATACAATAGAAACCTCTGGAAAATGTCCGCCCGTAACCCAACAGATAAAGTACAGTACATAGTCCATTTTAGGGATTGACGACTTACCCATTCAGTGACTTTGGCATTGGATGTTATGTTCCCAAAATAAAATGGGTACTATCGGGTCGGGTGAATTCAATATTAGGCGTCTGTTGGCATTCCAGccttccttctctttctcttttcagAGCCTATCCGAAAGAGAATCCAGTACTTCTTAGTCGTGAATATCTGAATAGGACGAACCGCCCCGTGGATATCTTTGCTTTGGAACAAAAGAATTAGAATTAGGCCCGGTCAACTGGAATGTGTATATTATCCATATAGGGGATCTTCCAATTGAGAAGATCCATCGACCTGAGACGAAGAGAAGGTtctatctattttatttagttattcaGTTAAACCAATGATTCGTTATTGGAGCAGATAACAACAACCACCATTTCATCCGACATACGTATTTTTGATTTTTCCAATGGATTTACATCTTTCATTAATGGAAAATTTTTAATGTAGTGAGGAATCACTCTGGTTGCTCGCTGTTCAAGAATTCTTGTTTAGGCAGTTCATACCATCCATACATAGTGTTTTGATCTAAGATTTCAATTCTTCCATGTTTCAGCAGTAACATATTATTCCGTGTCCAAAATATGGAAGAAGGAGGTGTTTCCACGACTCTACCACCTGGTCAATTCTGTTTCACTTAATCCCTATTTCATGGCCACATATCTTTCAGGCTAAGGAATGGGAAACCTTTCTCCTATTACATGAATCCAATTTTCATTTCATCCGGGAAAAGCCATCTTCTCAACAATGCCTTTGTCATTTGATCCAATAGCCTTCCGTTAGATAggaacaaatttgataaatactGATAACTCTTGGATAGAGTATTAGAACGGAAAAATCCATTAGATAATGAACTCTTGGTTCTAAGCCATCTCTGGCGATGAATCAACAATTCGAAGTGCTTTTCTTGTGTATTCTTGATAAACCAGCGTTTATATATAGATGTAGGAGGATCTGTTTGGGAAGTAAGAAGCCCCTTTGACATCTCTTCATCCGCAAAGAATTCTCGATATGAAAACACAGAGACAAAGGGCTGGTCTTTGAATAGGAAAAAGAGTGGATCTGCAGGGTCCCAAATGAATTGGCTTATTCGAAAAATGCCTTGTTCTTTGGAAGATCTATCTCGTATCTGGTACTGCATGGTTCCACTCTGCAAGAACTCTGAATCATTCTTTTGAAGCTCATCCTCTTCATCATAAATGATCCACTTACCTCGAAATAACCTGGCCCAATAGGGAAATCCCAATGAATTGGGCCTTTTGATACAATCAAATAGAAAGCCCCAAGGGCTCCATATTCTAGGAGCCCAAACTATGTGATTGAATAAATCCTCCTCTATCTGTTGCGGGTCAAGAATTCCTTCTACTTCCCCCTCTTCAAACTCcgattcatatttttcatagagAAATCTCTGATCAAGGATAGAACAAGATCCATTTTGCATCATATCTAAGGGACTCCTTGGTCCAGGCCGAAGAAGCAATGTCACTCGATCATTATCAAACTGACTGCAATCTTTTTATGTTCGTGAGGATCCCACCAGAGCGCCTTCTACTTCTAATAGGCCATGAACTAGATCAGAATCATTCTCAATAAGTCCATAATAAGTGATCCCATTTTTTTCATCTGGTCCGGGTAGAGACCAAAGGTCTTGAGCAATCGATCCGGCAGAACAACTCAAAAGATAAAGAAGTATCGTTAATTTCTTCATGCTCGTTCCAAGTTCGAAGTACCATTTGTACAAATAAGAATCCCTTTCGTTACATGATTTCTTCTTCATATAGATAGATATAGGATCTATGGGGCAATTACTTAGAAATACATTTTGTGCAACAACCCTTCCTATCTGATAGAAAAGGATCCCATGATCCTGAACTGATCTTACCTGGGATCGCAAATCCCAAGTTTGTCTATGAAGAGTAGATCTAATTATATTAGTGTCTATAATTGATTTCTTCTGTGTAATACTAATCGATAGGGCCTCATTGGTAAGTGCTACAAGATCTCGTACATTGGAACCCACGGTTACGAACCCGAATCTCTTAGTATGgaacattttcttttccaagtgAAATCCTCTACTATATGAAAGAGTGAAAACATGCTTTCGTTGTTGTGGAATAAGAAGCCTTCGTATCTTAATgcatgtatttaatttattcGGAGCTATTAGAGCGGGATCCACTTTTTGGGGAATATAAGTCGAAGCAATAACAAGAATATTTCTAGTGGAACATCTTTCATAATCCCTGGAGAGATAGTTCACTAATAGACCGAGGGATAAGTAATTCGACTCATTCACATCCAGATCGTGAATGTTTGGAATCCATATTTGGAATCCATATTATGCAAGGAGACATTGCTTTTGCTAATTCGAATTGAAGGGTGATATAAAATCGGTCTATTTCCGGCATCATATCCATAGTTAGTACATTCATCCTAGTTAGAAGCTCCAGCTCCGTATCAAGGTCACGGTTGCTATCGTCACTATTATCAATATCGTCCTTATCATCAATAAGAAAACCCTTAGGCTTGTTATCCAGGAACTTGTTCAGAAATACTGTAATGAAAGGAACATAGGAGTTTGTCACTAGGTATTTAACCAAATAGGACCGTCCAGTTTCTATAGAACCTATCACTAAAATACCCCTCGAGGGGGATAAGGCTAAGCGGAGCGAAAAGGGTTTTCCATGAGATGGGAAATGAAAATTATTCGCCCCACACGAGGTTTGTGAATAAGTGATTGTCTGATAATGAGTAAGGAATATCCGTCTTTCTGCTAAATAGGGTGTATTGAACTCATAATTCATTGGATACTTTTTATGAATGTCAACTAAGTATCGTAAGTAATTTGCTCCCGGCTCTTCAATCATTTGATAACCAGAGTCATTCTTTGATAAATGATCACTATGGGTCAGACTCAATAGAATTTGATCAATCCTCTTTTCTGTCGTTAAGGTGGAGAACTGAACTAAGAATTCTCTTTCTTTATCATCAATCGAATCACTGTTCGCGACCAAGGATTCGATTTTGTCATAAATCCAATCACcgttcatgttttttctttttcttatcaatGAATAAATCTCTTTACTTGTATGACTTAGATGTCTtgtatttctcaaaaaaatgaATCGATTGATAGGATTTGGTATGATACTTATGAGATCGATgagattgatatttaaaaatttcttcttAGAACGTATTGATTTGACCCCGTAAGCGGGACCACCACCCCATTGCATGTTACCGCTAGAAGCAGAACCCCGTATTTCTTCTAGCAAATCTCCTAATTGTTCTAAagtgagatttaaaaaaaaaacatggagacgTCTACGTATTGAATTGACTTGAGTAATCTTGAGTTAACTCGCCAAATCCATTAACTAGGTCATATACTtcattagatttaataaattttttattatttaattatatgatataaaaaatttgaagaacaattttaaaattaaaaataatcttgagtTATCTCAAACCTTGTTTTTATTATGAACATTATCGATATTATGTTATCATATTATCATCTTAATATACTATCATCATTGTATTTGTTTACATCATGACATtgtgaattattatatttttgttttctaattcaTGGTTAGAATTAACTTCTATTCCAACTTTTTAAGAATAACAATATAACATTAATCACATATATAATCTTCCGTTTCTTTTGTTCACAGtatattaacttatttttcaagtgaatctgtattttattttaaaaataaacagtctcttcttgaagaaatattattttaaataataataataaccaattAACCATGCAATGTGTGGGCTACAAACAAGTAATTCAATAGTCAAACAGCAAGAAAATGGGATTTAGCTAAACGCAGCACAaccaaatgaagaaagaaaagacaaCACCAGTTTTTGGCAAAACCAACAAGCCTCGGTCATAAGTTAGGTTTTTCCGGTGCTATTTCTCATCACAACCGTTCGATGCTATGATCTGCTGAAAGTCTCATTCGAAACCCAAAACACACTCACAagctaaaagataaaaagagtCGCAGGAGCAAATATCAAAGCCTAGTATTTGGTTGTCATGCTACCTATTATTCTCCCTGGTCAATTTATACcaccacttttttttcttttttctttttttttttaataaacaccaCTAAAATCCCCATTTTCTCCttttacaaacaaaaacaaacctttttttttctttctttcctcttgtgttttttttttttgtgtgtatatatatatataatttttttttatagagagagagtgtgaaattttatttttctcatttaggCAGAGAAATAGAAAGGTAAATCAAAAAGAAGCCACAcccaaccataaaaaaatagagaggagaGGCGAATGGGAGGGGGCTCTCTTTCAATGGTTgaactattattattagtacAAAATACATCTCTCATTTAAGAAATGAAATGTCGAGGATGGGTTTTGGTGGTTTCTAATATTGAGTTGAAAGaagcgattttttttttaattctcactGACTGAATGGTTGATTTGACTGGGTCTGAGAGTTAATCTGGTCTATTTGATTTCTGATCGTCTAAACAAAATGAACGGTGGCGATGAAGTCGCTGAAGCTCCGGCAAGTCCACCACAGCCTCTAGAGTGGAAATTCTCTCAGGTATTCGGTGAACGAACAGCTGGTGAAGAAGTACAAGAAGGTAATATGTTATTCATTTGGATCCACATAATATTTGGTATGGGTTTTGCTAATTAGGGTTGGTTTTTGGGTTTTGGATCCGAAATGGATCGGGGGTCATTCAGATATTGTGTTTTGGTTTGTGGgtcaatgagttttttttttgttgttgtcattTGAACAATTAGAGTGACTGATTCCCATTTGTTAGATACTTTAATTAATTGAGTAGTGGGtcaatgaatattttttgttgtgatttGAACTAGTGGAGTTACTGattccaatttttttatacGTTAATTAATcgagtagtagtagtagtagtagtctAGTGAGCTTGGTGAAGTGGAGAACTTAATGGTTATAGTTTGGATCTTAATGATACTGTATAACCAATGGTTGATATGTCTGATTTAGTGAAAtgtattgatttttatgtttatgtggATAGTAATTTCTTCGGTTGATAGTTGATACATTTTACATATGCATACATGTGAGTAGGGCAGGTTCAGTGATAGACttatgttttgttgttttgtctTCTTATTCATAGTTCAAGAACAGCTTTTGTAGAGATCTGGAGAGACTTCTTTAGAGTTGAATAgagctttagtttttttagttttatttttgcgTCAATGTCCCTGGATGTTGCTTGATTTGGATAGGTTTGAGATTAAACTGAATGGATTTTTCTGCATCGTTTCCAAACTTgtggaaattaaaataaagtgtTTCTCAGATATGGAGGAGTTTTACTAGAAAGAAACCCCATAGAAGACATGTCATTGGTGGTTTGTCAAGAGATATCACAATATAATGAGTTATTGAATTTGGATACAATATGATGATGGCGAGATGGATGAAATTCCAGAAAAAAGGAacatgtatataatttttaaagctCGAGAGGGTATGAAAAGAGGCAGGTTGTGGGGATCCTGTGTCCCATTCATTGCTGAAGTGGAATGAAATCTTTGAACATGAAGAAGGATTATTAGaagttatttaaattaagaTGAAATGAAGGAGCAATCCAATTATGTTTCCCCTGAAGCAGGATTTTGGGAATAACATTTGGAACAGTCTTGACTTGCATCTTTGCATGAACTGTAGCTTCGAAGAGTGCAATGTTTTCCATGAAGGTTGCATGTCTAAAACTCATTACATTGCAGATGAGATGATGGAGctataagaataaatataatgaCCAGTAGCAAGTGCCAAAGCTGACTGCCAGCAGTTGGGATGCCAAGGTTTATGACTTTGAGGTAATTTGGTAAAGAGTGACCTTGAGAAATGGATGTTTCCTTGTGATAGTTTCTTCTATTGAGGACTTGATGTAGAAGATAGGATTGTATATCCTTATTTAAACAAGGAACAGAGAGTCTTGTTCAGTGCTCAGGGATTATGGACTTACGATGACAATTTGTTGCTGAAAGTATGTATTTCTACCTCAAAGAAATCATTATAATTTCTCTAGGAGGATTCCATCACAGAGTGGTCTTCAAAGCTACTTTATTTCATTTGGAAAAGATTGATGATGTTGATTCTAGCATGACTTCATCGGACGAGACTTTTTCGAGAAACTTACCTTTGATGTCTCCAATGTTGCAGAATTGTGCCATCACTGTTATACTTTGAGTATTTGATTGTTATTGCCCTGGTGAATTTTCTGTTTGGTGCTCAGGGAAATAGAATGGCTGTTTGTTTGGTAGTAAAGTACAACTGTATGTGGTGGAGTCTTGAGTTTGGTAATCTGTTGCCGGAACAATTGAATTTTAGCAAAAGA from the Populus nigra chromosome 1, ddPopNigr1.1, whole genome shotgun sequence genome contains:
- the LOC133681196 gene encoding LOW QUALITY PROTEIN: protein Ycf2-like (The sequence of the model RefSeq protein was modified relative to this genomic sequence to represent the inferred CDS: deleted 1 base in 1 codon; substituted 1 base at 1 genomic stop codon) is translated as MFIIKTRRLHVFFLNLTLEQLGDLLEEIRGSASSGNMQWGGGPAYGVKSIRSKKKFLNINLIDLISIIPNPINRFIFLRNTRHLSHTSKEIYSLIRKRKNMNGDWIYDKIESLVANSDSIDDKEREFLVQFSTLTTEKRIDQILLSLTHSDHLSKNDSGYQMIEEPGANYLRYLVDIHKKYPMNYEFNTPYLAERRIFLTHYQTITYSQTSCGANNFHFPSHGKPFSLRLALSPSRGILVIGSIETGRSYLVKYLVTNSYVPFITVFLNKFLDNKPKGFLIDDKDDIDNSDDSNRDLDTELELLTRMNVLTMDMMPEIDRFYITLQFELAKAMSPCIIWIPIWIPNIHDLDVNESNYLSLGLLVNYLSRDYERCSTRNILVIASTYIPQKVDPALIAPNKLNTCIKIRRLLIPQQRKHVFTLSYSRGFHLEKKMFHTKRFGFVTVGSNVRDLVALTNEALSISITQKKSIIDTNIIRSTLHRQTWDLRSQVRSVQDHGILFYQIGRVVAQNVFLSNCPIDPISIYMKKKSCNERDSYLYKWYFELGTSMKKLTILLYLLSCSAGSIAQDLWSLPGPDEKNGITYYGLIENDSDLVHGLLEVEGALVGSSRTXKDCSQFDNDRVTLLLRPGPRSPLDMMQNGSCSILDQRFLYEKYESEFEEGEVEGILDPQQIEEDLFNHIVWAPRIWSPWGFLFDCIKRPNSLGFPYWARLFRGKWIIYDEEDELQKNDSEFLQSGTMQYQIRDRSSKEQGIFRISQFIWDPADPLFFLFKDQPFVSVFSYREFFADEEMSKGLLTSQTDPPTSIYKRWFIKNTQEKHFELLIHRQRWLRTKSSLSNGFFRSNTLSKSYQYLSNLFLSNGRLLDQMTKALLRRWLFPDEMKIGFM